From Pararhodobacter zhoushanensis, the proteins below share one genomic window:
- a CDS encoding sensor histidine kinase has product MTKSQPPHQTSADATDSAHHHPAGTEPQTIARRYEEALRRCVEEDSEAGLMAAYSLAREALPEDIQLTEIMDIHFSASQALLVDHGHSQQCRDQIESFVVEFLSVYDMALKGYKTTVPRLLQEVADRQKAEAELRQASAQLAAQRDTLDKLVADRTRDLLKKTEVLDKTLDHLRQANREQAEFTYAISHDLKSPSNTITMLSDELEISLGEHLDTDAAELLALIRMTSVRMGRLVDDVLAYSRCLDHQAPLGRVDLNGVLHDILEDLRFDIIRSGATITMADVPSIMGDPMQVKLLFQNLISNAIKYCSPGRPPRVLITAKIQPTRVRVTVSDNGIGIAPQHFERIFTLFQRLHTYDTYPGSGIGLALCKRIAANLGGELSLTSRQGVGSSFSIALKRFVD; this is encoded by the coding sequence ATGACAAAGTCACAGCCCCCACACCAGACTTCTGCGGACGCGACGGACTCGGCGCACCACCATCCAGCAGGCACCGAGCCGCAGACCATAGCCCGGCGGTATGAGGAGGCGTTGCGCAGATGCGTTGAAGAGGACAGCGAAGCGGGTTTGATGGCGGCCTATTCCCTGGCGCGTGAAGCCCTGCCTGAGGATATCCAACTAACGGAAATCATGGATATACACTTCTCTGCATCGCAAGCGCTTCTGGTCGACCACGGTCATTCACAACAGTGCCGCGACCAGATCGAGAGTTTCGTGGTCGAGTTTCTGTCCGTGTATGACATGGCCCTGAAGGGCTACAAAACGACCGTCCCGCGGCTGCTGCAAGAGGTCGCCGACCGCCAGAAGGCAGAGGCCGAACTGCGACAGGCGTCGGCTCAACTGGCCGCCCAGCGGGACACGCTCGACAAGCTCGTCGCTGACCGAACGCGCGATTTGTTGAAAAAAACCGAAGTCCTGGACAAGACGTTAGACCATTTGCGCCAGGCAAACCGTGAGCAGGCCGAGTTTACTTACGCGATATCGCATGATCTGAAATCGCCCTCCAACACCATCACCATGCTCTCCGATGAGCTGGAAATTTCCCTGGGCGAGCACCTCGATACGGATGCGGCAGAACTTCTGGCGCTGATCCGCATGACTTCCGTGCGAATGGGCAGGCTGGTCGATGACGTTCTGGCGTATTCGCGTTGCCTCGATCATCAGGCGCCGCTCGGGCGGGTCGATCTTAACGGCGTGCTGCACGATATACTGGAGGATCTGCGTTTCGACATCATCCGGTCGGGGGCGACAATCACAATGGCCGATGTTCCGTCGATCATGGGTGACCCGATGCAGGTCAAGCTTTTGTTTCAAAACCTGATTTCAAACGCGATAAAGTATTGCTCTCCCGGTCGGCCACCGCGCGTCCTGATCACGGCAAAGATCCAGCCCACGCGAGTCCGGGTGACCGTCAGTGACAACGGCATCGGCATAGCTCCGCAACATTTTGAGCGGATCTTTACCCTGTTTCAGCGCCTGCATACCTATGACACCTATCCGGGAAGCGGCATCGGGCTTGCCCTGTGCAAACGAATCGCGGCCAATCTGGGCGGCGAACTCAGTCTTACGTCACGACAAGGTGTCGGAAGCTCCTTTTCCATTGCGTTGAAAAGATTTGTAGACTGA
- a CDS encoding SpoIIE family protein phosphatase: MLAGCGLMLNWAVTSFAKKPHEPSGDGYGIWRQPDGLLFAVADGSGSGHKAAETTELCLKTLDASTGHLEADFQRCHQALKRGRGAALALIRINDETGMMTWAAVGDVDGTLFGHADGGRTPEGGLTRIGGTLGLTFNGVAPQSQLLRPGSLIVLTTDGVRREFAQDISPDVTAAAAAEQILPAFRRPDDDSLVLVIELRALQ; this comes from the coding sequence ATGCTTGCCGGCTGCGGTTTGATGCTCAACTGGGCGGTGACGTCCTTCGCCAAGAAACCGCATGAGCCCAGCGGTGATGGCTATGGCATCTGGCGCCAACCGGATGGTCTGTTGTTCGCCGTCGCCGATGGCTCGGGGAGTGGGCACAAGGCGGCCGAGACAACCGAACTGTGTCTGAAAACGCTAGACGCATCGACCGGGCATCTGGAGGCGGATTTTCAGCGTTGCCATCAGGCGCTCAAACGCGGCCGCGGCGCCGCGCTGGCCCTGATCAGGATCAATGATGAGACGGGCATGATGACATGGGCCGCGGTGGGCGATGTTGACGGCACGCTGTTTGGTCACGCGGATGGCGGTCGGACACCGGAGGGCGGACTTACCCGGATCGGCGGCACGCTGGGCCTCACCTTCAACGGCGTCGCACCGCAATCGCAGTTGCTCAGGCCCGGTTCGCTGATCGTGCTGACAACCGACGGCGTGCGGCGTGAGTTCGCGCAAGACATCTCACCCGACGTGACGGCCGCGGCGGCAGCCGAGCAGATCCTGCCCGCGTTCCGCCGCCCCGACGATGATTCCCTCGTTCTGGTGATCGAGCTGAGGGCCCTGCAATGA
- a CDS encoding protoglobin domain-containing protein, with protein sequence MNELLSGSHRAHHSSATSNATHDALAWFDLGQVDRDQAARLGPISDQVADQIIEEFYAHILRFDNAAQKFTSKGQIEQVKAGQKKYFTDLISAEFDDAYVADRRRIGGIHEVAGITPTLYIGSYAYYLHRLGTLIGDMMAEDPATAFRLFLSLAKIAHFDMALALETYVETREATIERQQRLMSELPTPVLKLKQGLLLIPVVGMLDRSRARSLTVSLLEGIRQFHARAVVLDITGVADVDSSVANHLIQSMQAARLMGARSILTGVSSDVAQSLVKIGVIGADLNTAGDLESGIIEAEAILAR encoded by the coding sequence ATGAATGAACTCCTCTCCGGGTCTCACAGGGCTCATCACAGCAGCGCGACCAGCAACGCCACCCATGATGCGCTGGCGTGGTTCGATCTGGGGCAGGTCGACCGGGATCAGGCAGCAAGGCTTGGTCCGATCAGCGATCAGGTGGCCGACCAGATCATTGAGGAATTCTATGCCCATATTCTGCGCTTTGATAACGCGGCACAGAAATTCACGTCCAAAGGTCAGATCGAGCAGGTGAAGGCGGGGCAGAAAAAATACTTTACGGACCTTATCTCGGCCGAATTTGACGATGCCTACGTTGCCGACCGTCGCCGCATCGGCGGCATCCATGAAGTGGCGGGGATCACCCCCACGCTCTATATCGGCTCTTACGCCTATTATCTGCATCGGCTGGGCACCCTGATCGGCGACATGATGGCCGAAGACCCGGCGACGGCCTTCCGGCTGTTCCTGTCGCTGGCCAAGATCGCCCATTTCGACATGGCGCTGGCGCTCGAAACCTATGTCGAGACGCGCGAAGCAACGATCGAGCGGCAACAACGCCTGATGAGCGAACTGCCCACGCCGGTGCTCAAGCTCAAGCAGGGGCTGCTGTTGATCCCGGTCGTCGGGATGCTGGACCGGTCCCGGGCGCGCAGCCTGACCGTGTCGCTGCTCGAAGGCATTCGCCAGTTTCATGCCCGCGCGGTGGTGCTCGACATTACCGGGGTGGCCGACGTGGACAGCTCGGTGGCCAACCACCTGATCCAGTCCATGCAGGCCGCCCGGTTGATGGGCGCGCGCTCGATCCTGACCGGGGTCTCGTCAGATGTGGCGCAGTCTTTGGTCAAGATCGGTGTGATCGGGGCTGATCTGAACACCGCCGGCGATCTGGAATCCGGCATCATCGAAGCCGAAGCGATCCTGGCGAGGTAG
- a CDS encoding STAS domain-containing protein: MTIRVPILQQGKVLIVSVQDALSDSDLLNLQQDLLDKVFSVNATGVVIDVSALDVLDSFGTRTLSDIAAAIQLRGAKTVIVGIQADVALSMVLLGLSLPKVATALDLDAGMALLGPRHVP, from the coding sequence ATGACCATCCGTGTGCCGATTTTGCAGCAAGGAAAGGTGCTGATCGTGTCGGTTCAGGATGCGCTGTCAGACAGCGACCTGCTGAATTTGCAACAGGACCTGTTGGACAAGGTGTTCTCGGTCAATGCCACAGGGGTCGTCATTGATGTGAGCGCGCTGGACGTGCTCGACAGTTTTGGCACGCGGACATTGTCCGATATTGCCGCCGCGATCCAGTTGCGCGGGGCAAAGACCGTGATCGTCGGCATACAGGCCGATGTGGCCCTGTCGATGGTGCTGTTGGGCCTGTCGCTGCCGAAGGTCGCCACGGCGCTGGACCTTGATGCAGGCATGGCGTTGCTGGGCCCAAGGCACGTGCCATGA
- a CDS encoding anti-sigma regulatory factor → MNTVESDIVMACQIASDADIVSARQQGRTVAADMGFSRPDQALIATSISELARNIVNYAKTGTIELSLVNRGSKRGLRVVAKDSGPGIENLEAAMTDGFSTARSLGLGLPGTRRMVDDFHIASEPGKGVKVTVVKWLH, encoded by the coding sequence ATGAACACGGTTGAAAGCGATATCGTCATGGCCTGTCAGATTGCGTCCGATGCCGATATTGTCTCTGCCCGCCAACAGGGGCGCACGGTCGCTGCCGATATGGGCTTCAGCCGACCGGATCAGGCCCTGATCGCCACCTCCATTTCCGAGCTGGCGCGCAACATCGTCAACTACGCCAAAACCGGAACGATCGAACTGTCGCTGGTGAACCGGGGCAGCAAGCGCGGCTTGCGCGTTGTCGCCAAGGACAGCGGGCCGGGCATCGAAAACCTGGAAGCCGCCATGACTGACGGGTTTTCGACCGCCAGATCACTGGGGCTTGGTCTGCCCGGGACGCGGCGGATGGTCGATGACTTCCATATCGCCTCGGAGCCGGGCAAAGGCGTCAAAGTGACGGTTGTCAAATGGTTGCATTGA